Below is a genomic region from Trichomycterus rosablanca isolate fTriRos1 chromosome 15, fTriRos1.hap1, whole genome shotgun sequence.
GGCTTCTGTGTCGATGCTTGAAGGTGCATTAAATcacatttcttaagtgtttttcttgtattttacGTTCATGTGTGTTCGCTGACCCCACCCAGATCAATAAGCTGCACCTGTGTAAGCCTCTGATCCGCGCCATCGACAGCTCCAACCTGAAGGACGACTACAGCATGGCACAGAGAGTCACCTACAAGTACTACGTGGGTCGCAAAGCCATGTTTGACAGTGACTTTAAACTGGGTTTGTATTTCGACtggtcattttacattttcagtattaagcagacgctcttatctgGAGTGACCTACAGAacagcttccacagtaaacatttctttACTCTAGTTTAAATAGGTAACAGTCCATGGATACAAATTTGctgaaaaagtattttttaagaAATACTTAAAAGCTTTAGTAAGTGGGCTAATATGATAGAtaggtggttaagtgggtagcactgtcgcctcacagcaagaaggtcctgggttcgatccccaggcggggcggtccgggtcctttctgtgcggagtttgcatgttctccctgtgtctgcgtgggtttcctccgggtgctccggtttcctcccacagtccaaaaacatgcagccaggctaattggagacactgaattaaccagtgcattgtagtgccggtcccaagcccggataaatagggagggtcgtgtcaggaagggcatccggcgtacaaactgtgccagatcaataatgcggatcacgatccgccggcgacccctaacgggagcagccgaggaaatagagataGAGACTTAAACGCTTTAGTAAGTAAAGATTTTTAATCGTCGTTTACAAACAGTGAGAGACTCTGATGTCTCGTGTGTTGACCGGTGCTGTTGTGTATTATTACACTGACCCggcttttgtgtgtgtatcttcAGCGGAAGAGTACCTGTCCTTCTCCTTCCAGCACAGTCACAGATCCTGCCAGAGGAACAAGCGGCTCATCCTCATCTACCTTCTGCCTGTAAAGATGCTGCTAGTATGTAGAGTCTtggtattacactgataataataGGTATAACGAGTTACAGCAGCGGAACAGCATTCCAATCATACATTTGTCTCTGTGGAAGGAATGAAGTGGAATTTTCCTCTTCGGACCAGAATATTTTTTTGGCTGCGTTCACATGATGGCGCTGATGTGCCGCTTTGTGTGCTGCTTACCTCGAGTGTCATGCAATGTGCCTCTTCACCGCTTCGACACTCGCTGTTTTATAGCTTGCCGCTGCGCTCAAAGTTCAGTCTTATGGACTAACCTTTCCAAAGACGAAttgatctcttagatccatggactcaggtcagctagttgagcccagagtccaaactaaacatggtgaagcagcatttagctgttgggctgcatataactggaacagactgccaggagatattagatgttccttaaatgtagaaatctttaaatccaggttaaaaacttttattttttcttgtgcctatgattgagctcgaaatttttgctattaccctcattttaccatatttcttttagtttttcatgctcttctaaattgtagtgtatattttactatattttcttttagttttcatgttcttaattttttatctctcttgttttaatttcatattccctaaattgtaggttatattttacaatattttcttttaatttttcatgtccttaattatttatttttttatctctcttgtttgaatttcatgttgtcttaattgtaattaaatgtttgcaagaagtctttctgaggttttagatctcaggaatgttttaatgctttcaattaatttttttctttatgtaaagcactttgaattgccactgtgtatgaaaggtgctatacaaataaacttgtcttgccttgccttgccttataGGATGTAGATGAAAGTGAAGCACAGACAGTGAACTTTTTGGTCACAGATTAGCGATTTTGCCATGTGTCATGGCCTAAGTGCTGCGGTAAGCAACGATCTGTGCTAAAAACAAGCATCAAGTAAAAGCCGCCTAATCCCTGTAATTAATCCTGTGGAAAGCTGATGATGTGCTCCGGAGGTGTGGCAATCAGAATCAAACATATCCACCTATCCATATATCCAGCTATCAGTGAACTTCGACTTGCCGGACACATAAGATGACACATTAGGTGCCTGTATTGCCTGTCTTAAAGGGACTCAGACGTGATGATTGAGGCCAGGGTGTCGCTGATGTTTGACTTTTTTGGTGTTTGCAGGGACACATGCCAACAAACCATCTGCTCAAGAAGTATGACCTCATGCAGTTTGCAGAAGTCACCAAGGCAGTGAGGTCAGTTCCCCTGTTACAACAAACTATCTCTACAATCTATCTCTACTATTTCCACAATCTATCTCTACTATCTCTACAGTCTATCTCTACTATCTCTACAATCTATCTCTACTATCTCTACAATCTATCTCTACTATCTCTACAGTCCATCTCTACTATCTCTACAATCTATCTCTACAGTCTATCTCTACTATCTCTACAGTCTATCTCTACTATCTCTACAGTCTATCTCTACTATCTCTACTATTTCCACAATCTATCTCTACTATCTCTACAGTCTATCTCTACAATCTATTTCTACTATCTCTACAGTCTATCTCTACAATCTATTTCTACTATCTCTACAATCTATCTCTACTATCTATCTCTACTATTTCTATAATCTATCTCTACTATCTATCTCTACTATCTCTACTATTTCTATAATCTATCTCTACAATTTATTTCTACTATCTCTACAATCTATCTCTACTATCTATCTCTACTATCTCTACTATTTCTACAATCTGTCTCTACTATCTCTACTATCTATCTCTACTATCTCTACTATTTCTACAATCTATCTCTACAATCTATCTCTACTATCTCTACAATCTATCTCTACTATCTCTACTATCTATCTCTACTATCTCTACTATCTCTACAATCTATCTCTACTATCTCTACTATCTATCTCTACTATCTCTACTATTTCTATAATCTATCTCTACTATCTATCTCTACTATTTCTATAATCTATCTCTACTATCTATCTCTACTATCTCTACAATCTATCTCTACTATCTATCTCTACTATCTCTACTATTTCTACAATCTATCTCTACAATCTATCTCTACTATCTCTACAATCTATCTCTACTATCTCTACTATCTATCTCTACTATCTCTACTATTTCTACAATCTATCTCTACTATTTCTACAATCTATCTCTACTATCTCTACTATCTATCTCTACTATCTCTAGTCTATCTCTACAATCTATCTCTACTATCTCTACAATCTATCTCTACTATCTTTACTATCTCTACAGTCTATCTCTACAATCTATCTCTACAATCTATCTCTACTATCTCTACTATCTCTACAATCTATCTCTACTATCTCTACTATCTCTACAATCTATCTCTACTATCTCTACTATCTCTACAATCTATCTCTACTATCTCTACTATCTATCTCTACTATCTCTACAATCTATCTCTACAATCTATCTCTACTATCTATCTCTACAATCTATCTCTACTATCTCTACTATCTATCTCTACTATCTCTACTATTTCTACAATCTATCTCTACTATCTATCTCTACTATCTCTAGTCTATCTCTACAATCTATCTCTACTATCTCTACTATCTCTACAATCTATCTCTACTATCTTTACTATCTCTACAGTCTATCTCTACTATCTCTACAGTCTATCTCTACTATCTCTACAGTCTATCTCTACAATCTATCTCTACTATCtctactatctatctctatctctaCTATTTCTACAATCTATCTCTACTATCTCTACTATCTATCTCTACTATCTCTAGTCTATCTCTACTATCTATCTCTACTATCTATCTCTACTATCTCTTCTATCTCTACAATCTATCTCTACTATCTCTACAGACTATCTCTACAGTCTATCTCTACAATCTATCTCTACTATCTCTACTATCTGTACAGTCTATCTCTACTATCTATCTCTACTATCTCTACTATCTCTACTATCTCTACAGTCTATCTCTACTATTTCTACAATCTACTATCAAactatctctacaacaaacttgtgtcccgATGaactgtgtccagatgaactgagtCAACTTTGTGGATTCCTCTAATACACCGTTAATTTGCTATCTGACGAGTAAACCCACTTTATCATCGAGGGATCACAatcttttacttttcattttctgACAGTGAGGGGAACCTCTTGCGCTTAAACGAGGCTCTGGCCAAGCACGAGACCTTCTTCATCCGCTGTGGAATCTTCCTCATCCTCGAGAAACTGAAGATCATCACATACAGGAACCTTTTCAAGAAAGTGTAAGTAGCTTTTTGAATAAATACATGCAGacatacagagtgtgtgtgtgtgaaagagagatttatataataataataataatactaaaaagaATTTCCTCAATAATAAGACAGGTTGTCTTAATACTCAACTGTTCCATTGGGGTGGGgggaccacttcttttcacctgtgatACTTTTCTTTGTGACTGTTTACTCTGATCTTTACTTAATTCACCTTAAGCTGCTataatacttgactttccctttgggattaataacgtgatctatctgtctgttagATTACCATCTCTCGTGCAGACGTTTCTATGTTTATATGAGAACGTTCTGCAGCGTCAACATTTAGAGATGTGAGATTAAAAGCCCAGCAAAAGAAACAAGTGGGTTCATGAAacgttattgttttattaaactgAGGGCTTAAAGAGCTACGCACGACAGCCGGTTCCAGGATGAGGAAACTTGCTCTTTAAAATACAAACCCGGTCTCCACACGGACTTAAAGAGTTCTTTGTCTCCGAACATTTTAGGTATCACTTACTGAAGACTCACCAGCTCCCTTTAGATGCTTTTTTGGTAGCACTGAAGATGATGCAGGTAGAGGAAGTGGACATCGATGAAGTTCAGTGCATCCTGGCCAATCTGATATACATGGTAAGACGAGCATGCATGTCGCCAAACTGATATTCAACGTAGCAACatttactgatcagccataccattaaaaccacctccttgtttccacatttactgtccattttatcagctccacttaccatatagaagcacgttgtaggtctacaattactgactgtagtccatgtgtttctctgcatgctttgttacccccctttcatgctgttcctcaatggtcaggactctcacaggaccaccacagagcaggtattatttaggtggtggatcattctcagcactgcagtgacatggacatggtggtggtgtgttagtgtgtgttgtgctggtatgagtggatcagacacagcagcgctgctggagtttttagacacctcccgtgggcagcgtcctgtgaccactgatgaaggtctagaagatgatcgactcaaacagcagcaatagatgagcgatcgtctctgactttacatctacaaggtggaccaactaggtaggagtgtctaacagagtggacagtgagtggacacggtatttaaaaactccagcagcgctgctgtgtctgatccactcataccagcacaacacacactaacacaccaccaccatgtcagtgtcactgcagtgctgagaatgatccaccacctaaataatacctgctctgtggtggtcctgaccattaaagaacatcaTAAaggggggataacaaagcatgtagagaaacagatggactacagtctgtaattgtagaactactaagtgcttctatatggtaagtggagctgataaaatggacagtgagtgtagaaagaaatgTATGACATGCCTGTTTTTTTTCGGATTTACCTAGTGGTACAGCATGGTCTGATAGTTACatgctatttatttgttatatttggAACTAGGGCGCTGTTACGCTAACACAGCACCTGTGTGACCCGGCTTCGAATCTAAGCCGCgctatcggccagccgggcatctacacagacatatttggctctgtatgggtgtgtgtgtgtgtggctccaGGTTTCTTAAAGACGCACTTGCTGATAGTATTCAGTGGTTTATGCTTATACCTCATCCCACACGTTATTGCTGTATGAAAAGGCCATAAGAATCAGAAGCACGGTggctaaaataaacaaataatggaCGTGTAGAAGAACCTCACCATTCTATTTAATCTAACCTGTTCATGTGTAATTGTGTTTCACGCAGGGTCACATTAAAGGCTACATCTCACACCAGCACCAGAAGTTGGTTGTCAGTAAGCAGAACCCTTTCCCACCGTTGTCGTCTGTATCGTAAAGTACAATTTGAACCACGACCAAACTACAGCGTCAGCTCCGTTCTACtgctttttaaataattctGGTATTACTGTAGTTTGGTCCGAACGCCTGAATGGATATAATGAGATAAAATGACTGGCCGTCTATGCTCTACTTTAAATCAACACACAATTCAGTGGGGACTGTCTGTACCTTTATACATATTCAGTATGTGAAGTAGAGCCAGCAGTGTTTCTTTCCCACATtgttttgtacttttatcatttactgttttttttgtacTAGTCATGTAAAATAAACTGGATTTTGTACAATTTGTCATATGTACTTCCCAAAGAGGTCAGAGAATTTCTTCAAAAGTATAACTTGTATACGCTGCAAACTTATTTAATAAGTCTTAACAATAAGTGAACGTGAAGTACATTTTTCTGAGTCCGCTGTAATtttaaagcaattaaaaacCAAACACTCCAACTGAGAACTCCAACACACGAACGTGATGCTTGTTGTCATGGCAACATGTACACCAAGTGCTAATCTATG
It encodes:
- the pcid2 gene encoding PCI domain-containing protein 2, whose translation is MAHITINQYLQQVLEAIDSKDGIFCGELMSFKHPHVANPRLQLASPEDKCQQLLEPPYDEMVAAHLRCTYAVANHDFVDAYKCQTVVVQSFLRAFQAHKEENWALPVMFAVTLDLRIFANNADQQLQKKSKGKVGDMLEKAAEQLMSCFRVCASDNRAGIDDSKKWGMLFLVNQLFKIYFKINKLHLCKPLIRAIDSSNLKDDYSMAQRVTYKYYVGRKAMFDSDFKLAEEYLSFSFQHSHRSCQRNKRLILIYLLPVKMLLGHMPTNHLLKKYDLMQFAEVTKAVSEGNLLRLNEALAKHETFFIRCGIFLILEKLKIITYRNLFKKVYHLLKTHQLPLDAFLVALKMMQVEEVDIDEVQCILANLIYMGHIKGYISHQHQKLVVSKQNPFPPLSSVS